From the genome of Psychrilyobacter atlanticus DSM 19335, one region includes:
- a CDS encoding ABC transporter permease, which yields MLLSVVFKNLKRNKKRSFLTILIILIATSGMTFGLSWIEGEKNLFLESGKRMTGDVRITAPDYELRSRSLDVSSNFSYSKIKKVVERISEKNIGVGRIKFGGLIYFNEKHEKAMGSGIESKDKKIIGFDKFIYSGKFLENNNEIIIGETLKRRLNLKLGDQVTLLTQTQDKSLYSLNYNIVGFYKMDNTRLNKSFYITLASSQYLLDMEDRITEYLIYSNNKEIPIKSFLTKNTDKTVLVKRWDEIGMNESFTQVLPFIQGIFIFIFATLSGLSISNTMLMTVFERRHEIGLLKALGMKEREIKKIFILEGGLMGVIGGIAGLILGGGIALYLGRVGVNFGDMIESFTSELNIKGVIYPHLTIFVTALSLTVALVTSTLATFLAIFSEVKKEAVENMRNE from the coding sequence ATGTTACTTAGTGTAGTTTTTAAAAATTTAAAACGGAATAAAAAAAGATCTTTTTTAACTATTTTGATTATTTTAATTGCCACCTCTGGAATGACATTTGGTCTCAGCTGGATAGAGGGGGAAAAGAATCTATTTTTAGAAAGTGGAAAAAGAATGACCGGTGATGTTAGGATAACAGCACCAGATTATGAACTCCGATCTCGGAGTTTAGATGTTTCATCTAACTTTTCATACTCTAAAATAAAAAAAGTAGTTGAAAGAATCTCTGAAAAAAATATCGGTGTCGGCCGGATAAAATTTGGAGGTTTGATCTATTTCAATGAAAAACATGAAAAAGCCATGGGAAGCGGGATAGAAAGTAAAGATAAAAAAATAATCGGATTCGATAAATTCATCTATTCAGGGAAATTTTTAGAGAATAATAATGAAATTATTATCGGTGAAACTCTCAAAAGAAGGCTCAATTTAAAATTAGGAGATCAAGTTACCCTCCTTACCCAAACCCAGGATAAATCACTCTATTCTCTCAACTATAATATAGTCGGCTTCTATAAGATGGACAATACCAGACTGAATAAAAGTTTCTACATCACCCTGGCAAGCAGTCAATATCTTTTAGATATGGAGGACAGGATAACTGAGTACCTCATATATTCCAATAATAAGGAGATCCCCATAAAAAGTTTTTTGACTAAAAATACAGATAAAACTGTCCTTGTAAAGAGGTGGGATGAAATAGGAATGAATGAAAGTTTCACTCAAGTTTTGCCTTTTATCCAGGGAATATTTATCTTTATCTTTGCCACCCTATCTGGGCTCAGTATCTCCAATACCATGCTTATGACTGTCTTTGAGAGGCGTCATGAAATTGGACTGTTAAAGGCTTTGGGGATGAAGGAGAGAGAAATAAAAAAAATATTTATTTTAGAAGGAGGACTCATGGGAGTCATAGGCGGGATTGCAGGACTTATCTTAGGAGGTGGAATAGCTCTCTACTTAGGCAGAGTAGGAGTAAACTTTGGTGACATGATTGAATCCTTCACCAGTGAGTTAAATATAAAGGGAGTTATCTACCCCCATTTAACTATTTTTGTTACTGCTTTAAGTCTCACGGTTGCCCTTGTTACCTCTACCCTGGCTACTTTTTTAGCTATCTTTTCAGAGGTAAAAAAGGAAGCCGTGGAGAATATGAGAAACGAGTAA
- a CDS encoding IS3 family transposase (programmed frameshift): MSKKIFSDIEVTKLSKNKNISKVSNKAITYTFEFKKKFIEEYKMGKPPRIIFEEAGFDVDILGMKRVETSSKRWRKAFKDNGELGLMDSRKTSSGRPLKRELTDLEKIKRLEAQIEYLKIENEFLKKLDENRKGGCLNKTEIFEAIKLIVKRYKLKSKIKFLCFQAGVSRSGFYNYINSEKNRNNKEAKDLNSKRLILKAFNRRGFKKGARSIRMILENEFDTIFNLKKIRRIMKKYEIICPHRKPNPYKNIAKATKEHSTVPNILKREFKQEVPKKVLLTDISYLTYGIGKRAYLSTIKDGSTNEVLAHEVSHSLSIDIALNTVKRLVKRKFKLHPECIIHSDQGFHYTNPKFQRLVKSKKIIQSMSRKGNCWDNAPMESFFGHMKDEINLKPLKTLDDVKKEVSKYMNYYNNHRYQWNLKKMTPVQYRNHLLTVS, encoded by the exons ATGTCTAAAAAAATATTTTCAGATATAGAAGTTACTAAATTATCTAAAAATAAAAATATTTCTAAAGTTTCAAATAAAGCTATTACATATACTTTTGAATTTAAAAAGAAATTTATTGAGGAATATAAAATGGGAAAGCCTCCGCGTATAATTTTTGAGGAAGCTGGCTTTGATGTGGATATTTTAGGTATGAAAAGAGTTGAAACTTCCTCTAAACGTTGGAGGAAAGCTTTTAAAGATAATGGTGAACTGGGTTTAATGGATTCCAGGAAAACATCTTCTGGAAGACCTCTGAAAAGAGAGTTAACAGATTTAGAAAAAATTAAACGTTTAGAAGCACAGATTGAATATTTAAAAATAGAGAATGAATTTTTAAAAAAGTTAGACGAGA ATCGAAAGGGGGGATGCTTAAATAAAACTGAGATTTTTGAAGCTATTAAATTAATAGTTAAAAGATATAAGTTGAAATCAAAAATTAAATTTCTATGTTTTCAAGCGGGGGTTTCCAGGTCTGGTTTTTACAACTATATTAATTCAGAAAAAAATAGAAATAATAAAGAAGCTAAAGATTTAAACTCCAAAAGATTAATTCTAAAAGCTTTTAATAGAAGAGGTTTTAAGAAGGGCGCCCGAAGTATCAGGATGATTTTAGAGAATGAATTTGATACTATTTTTAATTTGAAAAAAATAAGAAGAATTATGAAAAAATACGAAATAATATGTCCTCACAGAAAACCGAACCCCTATAAAAACATAGCTAAAGCAACTAAGGAACATTCGACTGTCCCTAATATATTGAAAAGAGAATTTAAACAAGAAGTTCCTAAAAAAGTTCTCCTAACTGATATCAGCTATCTAACTTATGGAATTGGAAAAAGAGCTTATCTTTCAACAATAAAAGATGGTAGTACTAATGAAGTATTAGCTCATGAGGTGTCTCATAGTCTTAGTATTGATATTGCTTTAAACACGGTTAAGCGCTTAGTTAAAAGAAAGTTTAAACTCCATCCAGAGTGCATTATTCATTCGGATCAAGGCTTTCACTATACTAATCCTAAGTTTCAAAGATTAGTGAAATCAAAGAAAATTATCCAATCAATGTCGCGAAAAGGTAACTGTTGGGATAATGCTCCTATGGAGTCATTCTTTGGACATATGAAAGATGAAATAAATTTAAAGCCCTTAAAAACATTAGATGATGTAAAGAAAGAAGTATCTAAATATATGAATTATTACAATAACCATAGGTATCAATGGAACTTAAAAAAGATGACTCCTGTGCAATACAGAAATCATCTTTTAACAGTATCTTAA
- a CDS encoding outer membrane lipoprotein-sorting protein: MKILFIFFLLSNLIFSMSSKEILTRLDYNMTPKSVSYSGEMIIHREDKKYTKKFIMDAVGNERSFIVFKYPARDRGTKYLRNGKNLWIYMPSTSRTIKISKHMLKESMMGSDISYDDQTDRNKYSTLYDSKIIDETPDQYVVDLIRKEGEEAKYYRQILWINKNTLTIDKGEMYANSGKLLKEYIVDEIKKIEDRYYITIFRIDDKLKKNSYTELILTDIKLNPDLSESVFTLKNLERK, encoded by the coding sequence ATGAAAATATTATTTATTTTTTTTCTTTTATCAAATTTAATTTTCAGTATGAGTTCCAAGGAAATTTTAACCAGATTAGACTACAATATGACCCCTAAAAGTGTAAGTTATAGTGGGGAGATGATCATCCATAGGGAAGATAAAAAATACACAAAAAAATTTATCATGGATGCTGTGGGGAACGAAAGATCTTTTATTGTATTTAAATACCCTGCTAGAGACAGGGGAACAAAATATTTGAGAAATGGGAAAAACCTGTGGATCTATATGCCCAGCACATCCAGAACAATAAAAATTTCAAAACATATGCTGAAGGAAAGTATGATGGGAAGTGATATCTCCTACGATGACCAGACCGATAGAAATAAATACAGCACCCTCTATGACTCCAAAATAATCGACGAAACTCCTGACCAATATGTCGTAGACTTAATCCGAAAAGAAGGAGAGGAAGCTAAATATTACAGGCAGATCCTCTGGATAAATAAAAACACCCTTACCATAGATAAGGGTGAGATGTATGCTAATTCCGGTAAACTGTTAAAAGAATATATAGTTGATGAAATCAAAAAAATTGAAGACAGATACTATATAACAATATTTCGTATAGATGATAAATTGAAAAAAAATTCTTATACCGAGTTAATTTTAACTGATATAAAGTTAAATCCCGATCTGTCTGAATCTGTTTTTACTCTGAAAAATCTGGAAAGAAAATAA
- a CDS encoding patatin-like phospholipase family protein — MKIKFLYILVIYNIFVITLKSEPPVSKDHPMEISAIDSKIELKRSQIMELENLKKAILKKKKSGERIKIGVALSGGGSKGFAHIGVLRVLEENNIPIDYISGTSMGGIVASLYAVGYNPDEIEAIVKTMDWRYRLSNDPMRMDIPLEEKFRSEKYFASVTYDDKLNFSLPKGVLTGEKSYLKLKELFWDVKDVKSFDEFKPALRIIATDFNTGKAKSFDHGDLALIVSASMAIPTIYDPVKIEDKVYIDGMVSRNLPVEDLFSAGADIVIASDVGAPQIDQLTYNLLTVVSKISTYRGTESTEKQRELATIIIDPDVKLEDATNFDNFDDLISKGELAAEKKLKELKKYENPNVEQGKRKRGDLEEVYIDDIQIENSKFLGEEMRREIVEDHLDSKIPGKVSYKELESLMMKLYAMPYIEKSYYTIDGSTLKISVDENELNFIRVGANYNSDTGAKLAVGTDLTKIGKIGRVTSLEFEAGDYKSIEFDNFWYYGEKNKVGINLSLGYEENPLYIYDERSLKAESTEAHKFIDLSLTTKLFRQFDFSAGLKYIDAENEFDVGSDEYKDILSTSYGYQEAYLKLVLDRKNSSIYPTKGTYLQARHEVGGIGSDDVEYYSELGIIQGHMSLTPKLSLNASLSGGVVSGEHIPLGNHFKIGGINNDLDNNYISFYGYNTMRKLASEFIVGQIGAQYMIYPNIYILAKINVLTYTGINENDSIKDNGNLIFEDFEQGYGITLGYKSIFGPLEISATNDADSSNSGIISVNMGYVF, encoded by the coding sequence ATGAAAATAAAATTTTTATACATATTAGTGATATACAATATTTTTGTTATTACTCTCAAATCTGAACCACCAGTTTCTAAAGATCACCCTATGGAGATCTCAGCTATAGATTCAAAGATTGAATTGAAAAGATCCCAGATAATGGAGTTGGAAAATTTAAAAAAAGCAATTTTAAAGAAGAAAAAATCCGGTGAAAGAATTAAAATCGGGGTTGCTTTAAGCGGAGGAGGATCTAAGGGGTTTGCTCATATAGGTGTACTCCGGGTTTTGGAGGAGAATAATATCCCCATAGACTATATCAGTGGGACCAGTATGGGAGGGATTGTAGCCAGTTTATATGCAGTAGGCTATAACCCAGATGAGATAGAAGCTATTGTAAAAACTATGGATTGGAGATATAGATTGTCCAATGATCCCATGAGGATGGATATTCCATTGGAAGAAAAATTTAGATCTGAAAAATATTTTGCTTCAGTAACCTATGATGATAAATTAAATTTCAGCCTTCCAAAGGGAGTTCTGACAGGGGAAAAATCATATTTAAAATTAAAGGAATTATTTTGGGATGTAAAGGATGTTAAATCTTTTGATGAATTTAAACCTGCCTTGAGAATAATTGCTACAGATTTTAATACGGGAAAAGCTAAAAGTTTTGATCATGGAGATCTGGCTCTTATTGTCAGTGCCAGTATGGCAATTCCCACTATATATGATCCTGTAAAAATAGAAGATAAGGTGTATATAGATGGTATGGTTTCAAGGAACCTACCAGTAGAAGATCTATTTTCAGCAGGGGCAGATATTGTTATTGCCAGTGATGTAGGAGCCCCCCAGATAGATCAGTTGACCTATAATTTATTGACTGTAGTAAGTAAAATTTCTACATACAGAGGGACAGAATCTACAGAAAAACAAAGGGAATTGGCAACTATAATCATAGATCCCGATGTAAAACTAGAAGATGCTACAAATTTTGATAATTTTGACGACCTGATCTCCAAAGGGGAATTAGCAGCTGAGAAAAAGCTGAAAGAATTAAAAAAATATGAAAATCCAAATGTAGAGCAAGGAAAGAGGAAAAGAGGAGATCTAGAAGAGGTCTATATAGATGATATCCAAATTGAAAATTCTAAATTTTTAGGAGAAGAGATGAGAAGGGAGATAGTAGAAGATCATCTGGATAGTAAAATCCCGGGGAAGGTAAGTTATAAGGAATTGGAGAGTTTAATGATGAAGCTCTATGCCATGCCGTATATTGAAAAATCCTACTATACAATTGATGGATCTACCCTAAAGATAAGTGTAGATGAAAATGAACTGAACTTTATAAGGGTCGGGGCAAACTATAATTCCGATACAGGGGCAAAGTTAGCTGTAGGAACAGATCTTACAAAAATAGGAAAGATAGGAAGGGTAACATCCTTAGAGTTTGAGGCTGGGGACTATAAAAGTATTGAATTCGATAACTTTTGGTATTATGGGGAAAAAAATAAAGTAGGAATAAATTTGAGCTTGGGATATGAGGAAAATCCTTTATATATCTATGATGAAAGAAGTTTAAAGGCTGAATCTACAGAGGCTCATAAATTTATTGATCTTAGCTTAACAACTAAATTATTCAGGCAGTTTGATTTTTCTGCGGGATTAAAATATATCGATGCTGAAAATGAATTTGATGTAGGTTCCGATGAATATAAAGATATTTTAAGTACAAGCTACGGGTATCAGGAGGCGTATTTAAAGCTGGTATTGGACAGGAAAAATAGTTCAATCTATCCTACCAAGGGAACTTATTTACAGGCTAGGCATGAGGTAGGTGGAATAGGTAGCGATGATGTAGAATATTATAGTGAATTGGGGATAATACAGGGTCATATGTCACTAACTCCTAAACTTTCATTGAATGCCTCTTTAAGTGGAGGAGTGGTCAGTGGTGAGCATATTCCCCTGGGAAATCATTTTAAAATCGGTGGAATAAACAATGATTTAGATAACAACTACATCTCGTTTTATGGGTATAATACCATGAGAAAGTTAGCTTCTGAATTTATAGTGGGGCAGATAGGAGCCCAGTATATGATCTACCCAAACATATATATATTAGCTAAAATTAATGTATTAACCTATACAGGTATAAATGAGAACGATTCCATAAAAGATAACGGTAACTTAATATTTGAAGATTTTGAACAAGGATATGGTATAACTTTAGGATATAAATCTATCTTCGGGCCGCTGGAGATTTCAGCGACAAATGATGCAGATTCTTCTAATAGTGGAATAATATCTGTTAATATGGGTTATGTATTTTAA
- a CDS encoding DUF305 domain-containing protein, whose translation MKKMNIGKISLLITAILLVGCSALNKPGDSHMDGQTHMETESHMKMDTHMHGEIDSVDVFTPVEEFLNLELDNYKDYEVYGHRVMMADNSKYITKNTGNIFMNYMIPHHEGAIITAQGIILITEDEELKTLCEGIVTSQVREVKEMQQLLSSKRLIDNEVKGFEQLMVKLMDEMMAEMVIPEDNLNKKEAETLFLSNMIDHHKGGVRMAEEYLKVGKNSSLIELNKHIVTTQNKEIEIMERLLGNRQI comes from the coding sequence ATGAAAAAGATGAATATCGGGAAAATTTCATTGTTGATAACGGCAATTTTATTGGTTGGGTGCAGCGCTCTTAATAAACCTGGTGACAGCCATATGGACGGGCAGACTCATATGGAGACTGAAAGTCATATGAAGATGGATACCCATATGCATGGAGAGATAGATTCTGTGGATGTGTTTACACCTGTGGAAGAATTTTTAAATTTGGAATTGGATAATTATAAGGACTACGAAGTTTATGGGCACAGGGTTATGATGGCAGATAATTCTAAGTACATTACTAAAAATACCGGAAATATTTTTATGAATTATATGATCCCCCACCATGAGGGAGCTATAATAACAGCCCAGGGGATAATTCTTATTACTGAAGATGAAGAATTAAAGACCCTGTGTGAAGGGATAGTTACTTCACAGGTAAGGGAAGTAAAGGAGATGCAGCAGCTGCTATCTTCTAAAAGGTTGATTGATAATGAGGTTAAAGGTTTTGAACAACTCATGGTGAAATTAATGGATGAGATGATGGCAGAGATGGTTATACCTGAAGATAATTTAAATAAAAAGGAGGCGGAAACTTTATTTTTATCCAATATGATAGATCATCATAAAGGTGGAGTAAGGATGGCAGAGGAATATTTGAAGGTCGGGAAAAACAGCAGTTTGATAGAACTCAATAAACACATAGTAACTACTCAGAATAAGGAGATAGAGATCATGGAAAGATTGTTGGGAAACAGGCAGATATAA
- a CDS encoding CBS domain-containing protein, translated as MEIITCHIYADLDALSSMVLIKKLYPNGILVFPGHIGKSVKAFVNLYQNFLQVKKIKDIQMDKVSKLIVVDTSKKNRIGLFEQLLDRDDVEVVIYDHHKISENDIKNRRIIRKNYGSNTTNILEVLLENDPDIKFDQIEATLGLMGIYEDTGNFSFDSTTPKDLEMASYLLQKNGDLSKVNEYVQKGLEKEQLEIFIELIENSEFIDIDGEVAQLTYYKSDDFIFGMDELINKIQYLGKSSLCVILCGNDKRISIVGRSSNKINVAEILKDYKVGGHEYAVSGVIRDQNMKKLYGDIKKRIESVIKPSKKSIDIMNTPVKTILRDTKIKLAYKVMYRMGYGGLPIVEDGKIVGIITRNSVDKALNHGFSNAPVSAYMTSEVVTADIHLSVEELKALVVEKGIGRVPIVDDKGKILGIVTRTDILKSIYSKNPVRKAKKLKFESEIKNNIEGVVPAKLLKLLKIIEAVSKKRNEKVFLVGGIVRDLILGINNKDIDIVVEGDGIKFALELKDMLGAKKVRIHEKFKTAVVVVHDDLKLDIASSRLEYYEYPTSLPVVEYGNIRDDMYRRDFSINAMALEIDSYNFGKLIDFYGGYDDLANKKIRILHNLSFVEDPTRIIRAFRFAARYGFELEKDTEIFLKNAISDGFLKKISWPRVKQELEILFSDKNLTRGMEFLNKYNVFVEINPNIKYDLEMKKNIEKLESLEGLLNFVNIKKWLLVFLIILENLEKKELDLVFKKFNFSNKFIEKYDYGILIREKILEQLESADKNSDIYNALKNISMEIITLIYIQNRKEKIKIKIENYIYSLSKMKPLIRGEDLVKNGELPGREFKDKLNAYFMKQMDMEEPTKEKILKM; from the coding sequence ATGGAAATAATAACTTGTCATATATATGCAGACTTAGATGCACTTTCTTCTATGGTTTTAATAAAAAAATTATATCCTAATGGGATATTAGTTTTCCCGGGACATATTGGGAAAAGTGTGAAAGCTTTTGTAAACCTGTATCAAAATTTTTTACAGGTAAAAAAAATAAAAGATATTCAGATGGATAAGGTGAGTAAACTAATAGTTGTGGATACTTCAAAAAAAAATAGGATAGGATTATTCGAGCAATTATTGGATAGGGATGATGTAGAGGTTGTAATCTATGATCACCACAAGATCAGTGAAAATGATATAAAAAATAGGAGAATTATCAGGAAAAATTATGGATCTAATACCACTAATATATTAGAAGTTCTCTTAGAAAATGACCCGGATATTAAATTTGATCAGATAGAAGCTACCTTGGGTCTTATGGGAATATATGAGGATACAGGAAACTTTAGTTTTGACAGTACCACTCCAAAAGATTTGGAGATGGCATCTTATTTATTGCAAAAGAATGGAGATCTGTCCAAGGTCAACGAATATGTTCAAAAGGGATTGGAAAAGGAGCAGCTGGAAATATTTATAGAACTTATTGAAAACTCTGAATTTATAGATATCGATGGAGAGGTAGCACAACTGACCTACTATAAAAGTGATGATTTTATTTTTGGTATGGATGAGTTGATAAATAAGATACAGTATCTAGGGAAATCCAGTCTATGTGTAATTTTATGTGGGAATGATAAGAGGATAAGTATAGTAGGGAGATCTTCAAATAAAATAAATGTAGCTGAAATTTTAAAAGATTACAAGGTAGGAGGGCATGAATATGCTGTCTCAGGTGTAATCAGAGATCAAAACATGAAAAAATTATACGGGGATATAAAAAAAAGAATAGAAAGTGTGATTAAACCCAGTAAAAAATCCATAGACATAATGAATACTCCTGTTAAAACTATCTTAAGGGATACCAAAATTAAACTTGCTTATAAGGTAATGTATAGGATGGGCTATGGTGGGTTACCCATTGTAGAAGATGGGAAGATTGTAGGGATAATTACAAGAAATAGTGTAGATAAAGCGCTAAATCATGGTTTTTCAAATGCTCCTGTAAGTGCCTATATGACATCGGAAGTGGTCACAGCAGATATACATCTCAGTGTTGAAGAATTAAAAGCTCTTGTGGTGGAAAAAGGAATTGGAAGGGTTCCCATAGTAGATGACAAAGGGAAGATCCTTGGGATAGTGACTAGAACCGATATATTGAAATCTATCTACAGTAAAAATCCAGTAAGGAAGGCTAAAAAATTAAAATTTGAATCGGAAATAAAAAATAATATTGAAGGGGTAGTTCCTGCCAAACTCTTGAAATTATTGAAGATTATAGAAGCGGTATCAAAAAAAAGAAATGAAAAAGTATTCTTAGTAGGAGGGATAGTGAGAGATCTTATCTTAGGAATAAACAATAAGGATATCGATATAGTAGTGGAGGGAGATGGGATAAAATTCGCTCTGGAACTAAAAGATATGCTGGGGGCAAAAAAAGTAAGGATACATGAAAAATTTAAAACAGCAGTGGTTGTGGTTCACGATGATTTAAAATTGGATATAGCCAGTTCAAGGCTGGAATACTATGAATACCCGACTTCCCTTCCAGTAGTGGAATATGGAAATATCAGGGATGATATGTATAGGAGAGATTTTAGTATAAATGCCATGGCTTTGGAGATTGACAGTTATAATTTTGGTAAACTCATTGATTTTTATGGGGGGTATGATGATCTTGCTAATAAAAAAATAAGGATCTTGCATAATTTGAGCTTTGTAGAGGATCCTACAAGGATAATTAGGGCATTTAGATTTGCAGCTAGATATGGATTTGAACTGGAAAAAGATACGGAAATATTTTTAAAAAATGCAATAAGTGATGGATTTTTAAAAAAAATATCCTGGCCTCGGGTTAAACAGGAGTTGGAGATCTTATTTTCTGATAAAAACTTAACCAGGGGGATGGAGTTCTTAAATAAATACAATGTATTTGTTGAGATCAACCCTAATATCAAATATGACTTGGAGATGAAGAAAAATATAGAAAAATTAGAAAGTCTTGAGGGACTTCTAAATTTTGTTAATATTAAAAAATGGTTATTGGTGTTCTTGATCATACTGGAAAATTTAGAGAAAAAGGAACTGGATCTGGTATTTAAAAAATTTAATTTTTCAAATAAATTTATAGAAAAGTATGATTATGGTATATTAATAAGGGAGAAAATATTGGAACAGTTAGAGTCAGCAGATAAAAATTCAGATATATATAATGCACTAAAAAATATATCTATGGAAATAATAACTCTTATCTATATTCAAAACAGAAAGGAAAAGATAAAAATAAAAATTGAAAACTATATCTATAGTTTATCTAAAATGAAACCCCTTATCAGAGGGGAGGATCTTGTTAAAAATGGAGAACTGCCTGGAAGAGAATTTAAGGATAAACTAAATGCTTATTTTATGAAACAGATGGATATGGAAGAGCCGACCAAGGAAAAAATATTAAAAATGTAG
- a CDS encoding ABC transporter ATP-binding protein, translating to MTIVEGKEITKIYKHGKVEVRAIDNINFKIDSGDFAVIAGPSGSGKTTILNIIGAMDSVTEGKIIIHNQDISLLNKDERANFRRDKIGFIFQSYNLIPVLTVYENIEFALDLCEKHSPTEKKEKIDSLLHELGIFQLKDRRPSELSGGQQQRVAIARALIKDPILVLADEPTANLDTQTGKEVLDLMVKINLEKKTTFIFSSHDIMIIEKARRIIKIRDGKIEGEKYDSKDGF from the coding sequence ATGACAATTGTAGAAGGAAAAGAAATAACAAAAATATATAAACATGGAAAGGTAGAGGTCAGAGCCATAGACAATATCAACTTTAAGATCGATTCTGGTGATTTTGCCGTAATAGCAGGCCCCTCTGGTTCAGGGAAAACGACTATTTTAAATATTATAGGTGCCATGGATTCCGTCACTGAGGGAAAAATTATTATCCATAACCAGGATATCAGTCTTTTAAATAAAGATGAGAGGGCAAATTTTAGGAGGGATAAGATAGGATTTATCTTCCAGAGTTATAACCTTATTCCTGTACTGACAGTCTATGAAAATATTGAATTTGCTCTGGATCTGTGTGAAAAACACAGCCCTACAGAAAAAAAAGAGAAGATTGATAGCCTTCTCCATGAATTAGGGATTTTTCAGTTAAAAGACCGAAGACCTTCGGAACTGTCCGGCGGGCAGCAGCAGAGGGTTGCCATAGCACGTGCTCTTATCAAAGATCCCATCCTGGTTTTGGCAGATGAGCCCACGGCAAATTTAGATACCCAGACCGGCAAAGAGGTCTTAGATCTAATGGTAAAAATAAATTTAGAAAAAAAGACTACATTTATCTTTTCCTCCCATGACATCATGATCATTGAGAAGGCCAGAAGGATTATAAAGATAAGGGACGGAAAGATAGAAGGTGAAAAATATGATAGTAAAGATGGCTTTTAG
- a CDS encoding ABC transporter permease, which yields MIVKMAFRNIFRHRIRSVLTLASLAFGIFFIIVGIGLNVGMERRVIKIMRETETGDYKLYGKGYFEEKYENIDDRLDFLIPKESLSIIKKYDHSSRLIFSGVITDGRYDYPVRVIGGDMKIEDSFFKRSSYLTHGNLGVVISSTLAKDLELHVGDPFVLRGTTAKESLNAIDLVVTGIIKTGGLEFDLNTVLIDLKSAQEFTETDHINDIVLRGEISPTDLKSLDKLGVETISYLDELFDLIVITKLKVKVVIILSCIILFMSGVGIVNTMLMAMLERQKEIGILMANGLKPKEIMKLFLLEGSILGGIGSSIGFILGGSLVYYYELVGIPIPDLAHELSTTIPLSDRIYGYFDLKLNLLFLIFGIIIAAIASFYPAYKATQLNPIDVIRE from the coding sequence ATGATAGTAAAGATGGCTTTTAGAAATATATTCAGGCACCGCATCAGATCAGTTTTAACATTGGCCAGTTTAGCATTTGGGATCTTCTTCATAATTGTAGGTATAGGTTTAAATGTAGGGATGGAGAGAAGGGTCATTAAAATAATGAGGGAAACAGAAACCGGAGACTATAAACTCTATGGAAAGGGTTATTTTGAAGAAAAATATGAAAATATCGATGACCGTTTAGATTTCCTTATCCCCAAAGAAAGCCTTTCTATTATAAAAAAATACGATCACAGCAGCCGACTGATTTTTTCAGGAGTTATAACTGATGGAAGGTATGATTATCCTGTGAGAGTCATCGGCGGAGATATGAAAATTGAAGATAGTTTTTTTAAAAGGAGCTCCTACCTCACCCATGGTAATCTGGGAGTAGTTATCTCTTCTACTCTGGCCAAAGACTTAGAGCTGCATGTGGGAGATCCATTTGTTTTAAGGGGAACTACAGCTAAAGAGAGTTTAAATGCCATAGACCTGGTGGTCACAGGAATAATAAAAACAGGTGGGTTGGAATTTGATCTAAATACCGTATTGATAGATTTAAAATCAGCTCAGGAGTTTACCGAAACCGACCACATCAACGACATCGTTTTAAGGGGTGAGATCTCCCCTACAGACTTAAAAAGTTTAGATAAATTAGGAGTAGAAACCATCTCCTACCTAGATGAACTATTTGACCTAATAGTCATTACTAAACTTAAAGTAAAAGTAGTTATAATCTTAAGCTGCATTATTTTATTCATGTCTGGAGTGGGAATAGTCAATACCATGTTGATGGCAATGCTGGAAAGACAAAAAGAGATTGGTATCCTAATGGCCAATGGTTTAAAACCCAAAGAGATTATGAAGTTGTTCCTCTTAGAAGGGAGTATCTTAGGAGGTATAGGCAGTAGTATTGGATTTATTTTAGGAGGAAGTCTGGTTTATTACTATGAATTGGTGGGAATTCCCATTCCCGATCTTGCCCATGAATTATCTACTACCATCCCCCTTTCCGATAGGATCTACGGTTATTTTGACCTTAAATTAAATTTATTATTTTTAATATTTGGGATTATTATAGCTGCCATAGCAAGTTTTTACCCAGCTTATAAGGCAACTCAATTAAATCCTATCGATGTTATAAGGGAGTAG